The segment CCGCTTCGTCCGGGTTTACCACCAGCTTCTTTGTGTTGATACCGTCCATCTTGATTGGCTCTGTATGGAAGCCGTAAGGGGCTTTCCCGCCCATCTTGAAGCCCCGCTGACTGCGGGAGTAGTAAGCGTCCGTCACCCGCTTCTGTATCGTTTCCCGTTCAAGCTGGGCGAACACGATACAGATATTCAGCATAGCCCGCCCCATCGGAGTAGAGGTGTCAAACTTTTCCGTAGAGGACACAAACTCCACATTGTACCGCTGGAACAGTTCCATCATATTGGCAAAATCCAGAATGGAACGGCTGATACGGTCAAGTTTGTAAACCACGACTTTTGCAATCAAGCCCCGCTTGATGTCCCGCACCAGTTCTTGAAACTTCGGACGGTCTGTGTTCTTGCCGCTGTACCCCTTGTCTGTGTATTCTTTGCAGTTACCGCCTTTCAACTCGTATTTGCAAAACTCAATCTGGCTTTCAATGGAAATGCTGTCCTTTTTGTCCACCGATTGTCTTGCATAGATTGCGTCTATTCTGTTGTTCATATTGTCGCTCCTTTTCTTCAAAAAGAAACGGAGCTGCTGACAGCTTTATTATACCGCCAGCAGCCCTGCAAATCAACGATGGCTTTGGAAAACCTTATGCTCCGGCTTCCTCACTCTGCCGTTTGTCGGCATACTTGCGGAATACCTCATAAAGCTGCTGTTCCAGCTCCCGGCGTTTTGCCGCTTCCTGCTCCGGCGTGAATACCGGGGAGAGATTTTCCAGCGTGATTTCCTTTCCCTGAAAAGTCACGATTTCTGTTTCCTTTTTGTATCTGATATTGCTTATAAAATCACCTTTCCTTTCCATGCTGCCGCTGCTGCCGTTTCAGTTCCGCCAGTATATCCGGCGGGATACGGTCTACCAGCCGCTGAATGTCGTGCAGCTCGCTTTCCAGCTTTGCCCGTTCCATCGTATCTTTCATCTTGCCTTTTTCACTGGCTTTTGCCCTTGCTTCCAGCTTTTCATTTTCCGCTAACAGGTCATTGATTGTGACCTTGTATTTTTTCAGTTGCCCGGAGAAATTCCCCATCTGTGGGAACCACTTTTTCAGCATGGAGAGGGCTTCCTCTTTTTTCTTTCCGGCGTTGAACGGGGTAATATCGCCCAGCGTGGCTTCAATGGCTCTTGCCTGTTTGGAGAGATTGACCGCCTGCTTGAACAGACGGGTGGGGATATGCTTCCTGCCTGTCTTGCTGGCGCTTTCCCCACGCTCCAAGTCGGGATATTTCTCCACCATATAAGCGTGAAAATCGTCCTGCCATTTTGTGAGGTTGGCTCTGTTCCCTATAATCTCCTTTGCACACAGGCGGTTGTCTTTTGTCAGCGGAACAAAAGTTAAGTGGAGGTGGGGCGTTTTCTCGTCCATGTGTACCACCGCCGACACGATATTTTCTTTCCCTACCCGCCCGATTAAGAAATCAGCCGCCCTCTGGAAAAATTCCTGTATCTCCTTTGGGGGCTTCTTCTTGAAAAACTCCGGGCTGGCGGTAATCAGCGTATCCACAAACCGGGTACTATCCTTACGGGTGCGGCAGCCAGCTTGTTCAATACGGTTCTGTATAAAGTGGTAGTACCTGCTCTCCGGCTTAACAATGTGGAAGTTGTATTTGCTCCGGCTGGTGTCAATGTCGGGATTGCTGGCGTACTGTTCCTTTTGCCGTTCGTGATGGGCTTCCAGCGGCCTTGCCGGGTTGCCCTTGTGTTTCTCAAACCGCAAGATTGCGTGTTGTGCCATTCTGCTCCTTTCCTCGTTCCATTCTTTTTCAGCGGGTTTTCCACAGGGAAAATCCCGCCGAAACTATCTCTGATAGGATTGGAATGGAATAGATATAAATAAAATCGTTTTAATCTCTGTATTTCTATATACCGTCCGGTTTTCGTACTTCAAGAGGATTGATTATCATACTCTATGAGTGCGGTTTTCAGTCCTCCGGCGTTCCATAACCGGATTTCTTGAAGTCGGTGTTTGAAACCGCTTCATAGGATTTTGGATAAATGCGGTTGGGTTTTCCACAGCCCTGCTTCTGGATTTCCACCAGTCCGGCATATTGTAGCTCCCGCAGGGTATTGACCGCTTTCTGCCGCCCGCAGTGGAGCAGCTCCACTACCTCGTTAATGGGATAGTTGAGGTAAATCCGCCCGTATTCATCTGCCCAGCCGTTTTTTCGGGATAGGTCTGTCCGGCGCAGGATAAAGGCGTACAGAACCTTTGCTTCGTTGGACAGGGGTGTGAATGTGGGGGCTTCAAAAAGGAAATTGGGAAGCCGGGTAAAGCTGACCGCCTTTTCCGGCTGATGGATATAAATGGTGTTTGCCATATCGTGTTTTGTGGACGGTTAGAAGCCTGTTTCCGGGGGCAGACGGTAGTTTCTATTGCCTGCCCCTGTTCTGTGCTTGCAAAGCCTTGAAAATCAAGGACTTTTCAGCCCTTAACTGTCCACAGTAGACCTCCTTTTCCGTTCACTTTCTGTTTTCTGCCGCCTGTGAACTCTGGCGGCGCAGTCGGGGCAGTATTTTGCCCGGTTGGATTTAGGGACGAACACACCGCCGCAGACCGCACAGCGTTTCAAGTCCTTATCCCGGAAAATCTCCGCTTCCAGCGTCTTGTCCAGCGGCAAAACCGCCCAGCGGAACCACTTACAGCAGACCGAGAAAGAAACCGTCTGCGGACAGGTGCAGGTGTCCCCATCGTCAAGGAACATACAGTTCCCGTCCTCATAACAGCAGCACTCCCGGCGGATCAGGGCGTTTGCCTGTTTCCGCTGCGCTGGGGTCATGCGGTAAAGGGAACCGTCCGGCCTGCGTTCCAGCGGTGGCAAGTCTTTATAGGGGTTATCTCTCATGCGTTCCCTCCATTTTTCGCTTTTGCCGTTCGCCCCGAAAAGGCTTCCTGCCCCATTCCTGCGGCGTGTTCCGGCGTTGGCACGCTCCCCGCAGCTTCTGGACACTTGTCCCGAAGTGACCTCTGGACAAAGTGTCCAGAAGTCCGTCTCCTTGCGGTGCTTCCCCGGCCGGGGTATTTCTTTTCGGACGGTCATTCGGTTTTCAAGGTGCTGTCCATCGATGAACTACCCTAAGTCTACACCTAAATGACCGTTCGTCCCGTATATCCAAGAGGTAGGAAATCCGCCAAAAAAACTGCCTATTTCCACGCTCTCGGAATTGTGGTAGAATGAAAAAGAGAAATGTAGCAGGAGGTGGAAATGAAATGTATAACCTAAATTGGTCAAGAAGTGACCTCACCCGGCAAAAGCTGGGGACGTTCTGTGAATACTACGCAAAAATGTCATTAGCCTCTTATGGAGTGAGCATTTATACTTCCGAGGTTGATGACCATGGAATAGATTTTATTGCAGAAAGCAAGAGAGGATTTTTGAAGTTTCAAGTTAAAGCCATTCGCAAAGGAACAGGCTATGTTTTTATGCGGGAGGAATATTTTGATATTTCAGACCAATCACTTTACTTGTTCTTGCTTTTGCTAAATGATGGCGAATACCCCATAGAATATTTAATTCCTGCGACCACATGGGATAACGACAGTAGTAATACTTTTGTTTACCATTCATACGAGGGTAAAAAGTCGAAACCAGAATATGGCCTAAATATTTCTGCCAAGAACATTCCGCAGCTCGAAAGATTTAAGTTAGAAAATATGATAACGGCAATATAATGAGGAACAAAATATGGCTTTAACCATTCAAGAGCGCCTAAAAGACCTGCGTGTAGAGCGTGGGCTGACGCTAGAACAGCTTGCGGAGCAGACCCACCTCTCCAAGTCTGCGCTGGGCAGTTATGAAGCGGAGGATTTTAAGGACATCAGCCACTATGCCCTTATCAAGCTGGCGAAGTTTTACAGCGTGACCGCCGATTACCTGCTGGGGCTGTCCGAAACAAAAAATCACCCAAACGCCGATCTTGCAGACCTGCGTGTGAGTGATGATATGATTGAACTGTTGAAAAGCGGGCTGGTGGATAATTCCCTCTTGTGTGAACTGGCGGTACACCCGGATTTCCCCCGGCTCATGGCTGACCTTGAAATCTATGTGAACGGAACGGCAGTCAAGCAGGTACAGAGCGCAAATGCCATTGTGGATATTATGAGCGAAACCATTATGAAGCAGCACAATCCCGGCTTGTCCGACCCGCAGCTAAGGCAGCTTATCGCCGCCCATATTGACGATGACAGCTTTTGCCGCTATGTAATACAGCAGGACATAAACGGCATAGCCCTTGACCTGCGGGAAGCCCATAAGGACGATTTTTTCAGCGTCCCGGAGGACAATCCTCTGGAAGATTTTTTGCAAGCCGCAGAAGCAGCGTCCACTCCGGGCAGCGACCCGGAACAGGCTGCGATGGCGTTTATCTGTAAACGGCTCAAGCTGAACTATGGGAAGCTGTCGGAGGAAGAAAGAAAGTGGCTGAAAAGGATTGCGCAGAAGTCGGACTTGCTGAAAAACCCAAAACCGCAGCGGGGGAGAAAGTAAGGGGATAAATCGTAATTTGAAATCCCCGAAATCATAGGCGTTTGCCGCTGATTATAGGGCGTTAATGAAGTCCTCTGAAACCGCCCCAAACAAAGGATTTTTCGCAATCTGCTCACCGAATCCCTTTATTAAATGTTACACCGTTTCTACAACGCCCGCGCCGCTCATAAGGGCAAAAGCAAGGGCAAGAAAAACCCATAACAGGATATAACAAGGTGTGGCAATCGGGAGCCTGTGACATATGTGCGAATACATCAACGGAACTATTATACAGGAGGATTTCACAATGGAAAAGACCATTTATAACGAAAGCAACGGTTTATGGTACGAACTGCAAGGCGATTACTACATTCCATGCTTGACAGTACCAGCCGAAGAAGAAAAACCTATTGGCATTTGGGGGCAGCGGCATCTGCGGTACATAAAGCAGGAGCGAAAAGCTCTTTACACGGAACTGCTGACCAGCGGCAGGCTGAATACATACCTTGCCGACATCAACGAACAGGCAACGGAACAAATGCTCCTGCTGACAGAGCAAATGGCCGAACGTGAGGGGGTCACCGAACAGCTCAAAGCGCAGGATCAAATGCAGTGGGTACAGCGGATGAATAACATCCGTGACAGGGCAACAGAGATCGTTAATCATGATCTGATCTACATATAAGGTAAAGGTATCGGGCGGCGGGGAGCAATCCCCGCCACTCTTATCTCTTTTGACAAATAATTGTACGGCTTATTCAGAAGTAGATATAGGTAGGAGTATATTCTCCGCCCAAATTTGCAATCAGCTTTGCTTTGGAGTGTGGCCAGAAAAAATGTGTTGCTTTGTTGTTTGAACAACATACAATCCTTCTAAGTATGTTTATAATAAATACAGAAAAATACAAAGGAGGTCTATCACTATGGCAAAGAAGCTTGATTTGAATAAAACTGTCTATGAATTGACACAGGAATACCCTGAGCTGATCGAGATCATGGCAGGGCTCGGTTTTACCGAGATCATTAAAAAGCCCATGCTGCACTCCGTCGGCAAGATCATGACGATTCCCAAAGGCGCGAAGATGAAGAATATCTCTATGATGGATGTCGTGACAACCTTGATGGGCAAAGGCTTCGAGCTTGTCGGTGAGATGCCGGATATGTCTTCTGCGCCGCAGGCTGGTGTGGAGAAAATAAATGTGAACAATCCCACCGCAAGCCGCACCGAACAGCTCAAGACCTATCTGAAAAGGCTGGGCGAAGGCGAAAAACTGGAGACTGTACGGGCGGACTTCGTCCGTGAGTTTAGCGACGTCGAGGCATCGGAGATCATGCAGGCGGAGCAGGAACTCATGAAAGAGGGAACACCGCTGTCTGAAGTGCAGAAGCTCTGTGACGTCCACTCCGCTCTGTTCCACGGCGCTACCACCGAGGAAAAAATCGCCAATGCGGAAAAGGAAGTAGAGGCTTCCCTCCTGCGGAAAAAGGCGCAAGAGGAGCTGGCGAAAAGGGACACCTTCCCCAAAAAGGACTACACGGATAAGAATGCACGAGCCGCCGAGATGGAGCGGGTCACCGGACATCCTCTGTACACGCTGACAAAAGAAAACGCGGCGCTTGCCGATCTGCTCGCAAAATTTAAGGAGGGCAGAGATGAAGCTCTTATCCCGACGATTCGTGAGCTTTCGATCCATTATGCCAAAAAGGGCGATCTGCTCTATCCCCTGCTGAAGGTGAGATACGGCGTCTCCGGTCCCTCCGATGTGATGTGGACGGTGGACGACGAGATTCGCGATGAGCTTGGGGCGCTTGCAAAAGAAAGCGATCACAGCGCAGAATGGAGCGCCAGGCTGGACGCCGTGCTGACCCGGGCCGAGGAAATGATCTACAAGGAGCAGAACATCCTGTTCCCAATTTGCGCGGTGAACTTCACAGAGGAGGAATGGTACGGCATCTACCACGACGAGAAGGATTACGACCTGTGCTTCGGCGTGGAACAGGAACGCTGGGAGACTGCGGAGGGCAGAAAGGTTTCCGCAGTCTTCGATGCGGTGGGCGAGATCGTCATGCCCGGCGGTCACATGACCGTGGAACAGCTGACCGCGCTTTTGAATACGATCCCAATGGAAATTACCTTTGTGGATGCGGATAACATCAACCGCTTCTTCAATGAAGGGCCGAAGGTCTTCAAGCGCCCCGGCATGGCCATTGACCGGGAAGTGTTCTCCTGTCATCCGCCGAAGATCGAGCCGATGGTGCGCCAGATCATCGATGATTTCAGGAACAATCGCCGTGACGAGGTGCCTGTCTGGATGGAGAAGGGCGGCAGCACGATGCTGGTGAAATACATGGCAGTACGTGACAAGTCCGGAGCGTATCTTGGTACGGTGGAGCTTGTGCAGAATATGGAATTTGCAAAAACATTTTTTCTTGGCGAAAACAAGTAGTGCCGGGTAAAACAAAAGTCTTCCCGTCTAAGTCGGCGAGAAGACTTTTTGCTTAATAATCATGTTGATCCATTTAGCGTGAACTCGTTCTTGTGGTAAGTAATCAATCCGTCCTTCTGCATCTTGGACAGCTCATTGGACATGGCGCTGCGGTCTACGGCTAGATAGTCGGCAAGCTGCTGGCGGTCAAAGGGGATGGTGAAGTGCGAGCTTCCGTGTTCCAGCGCCTGCTCCGAAAGATAAGAAAGCAGGCGTTCCCGAAGCGATTTTGACGCGGTATGCATCATACGGGAAGAGAGATTTAAGTTCTTCTGTGCGGAGATCCGAAGCATATTCTGGATGATGCGGGTATGGAACGCGCATCCTCTCGGGCAGGTAGTCAGCATGTTCCGCATACTCAAAAAGAGCACTTCGGTTTCCTCACAGGCAACAACGTCACAGAGCAGCTCCTTGCCGGGAATTGCCGCATAGTTTTCTGCAAAAATCTGTCCTTTTCCTATATGACCGAAAATATGGCTGTTCCCCCAGTAAAAATTGACGACGATATTCACGCTGCCGGATTCCACAAGCCCAATCTCGCTGATAGAGGATCCCGCTCGGAAAACTATCTCATCTTTTTTAAATTTGCGTTCTTTCGCGCCCAGGCAGCTAAGCAGTTCCGAAATTTCGTTCTCGCTGATGCCATGAAACAGCGGCGTGTTCGTCAGAAAAAAAGTATTCATAAAAATCGTCCTTTCGTTGTT is part of the Gehongia tenuis genome and harbors:
- the mobV gene encoding MobV family relaxase produces the protein MAQHAILRFEKHKGNPARPLEAHHERQKEQYASNPDIDTSRSKYNFHIVKPESRYYHFIQNRIEQAGCRTRKDSTRFVDTLITASPEFFKKKPPKEIQEFFQRAADFLIGRVGKENIVSAVVHMDEKTPHLHLTFVPLTKDNRLCAKEIIGNRANLTKWQDDFHAYMVEKYPDLERGESASKTGRKHIPTRLFKQAVNLSKQARAIEATLGDITPFNAGKKKEEALSMLKKWFPQMGNFSGQLKKYKVTINDLLAENEKLEARAKASEKGKMKDTMERAKLESELHDIQRLVDRIPPDILAELKRQQRQHGKER
- a CDS encoding DUF438 domain-containing protein — protein: MAKKLDLNKTVYELTQEYPELIEIMAGLGFTEIIKKPMLHSVGKIMTIPKGAKMKNISMMDVVTTLMGKGFELVGEMPDMSSAPQAGVEKINVNNPTASRTEQLKTYLKRLGEGEKLETVRADFVREFSDVEASEIMQAEQELMKEGTPLSEVQKLCDVHSALFHGATTEEKIANAEKEVEASLLRKKAQEELAKRDTFPKKDYTDKNARAAEMERVTGHPLYTLTKENAALADLLAKFKEGRDEALIPTIRELSIHYAKKGDLLYPLLKVRYGVSGPSDVMWTVDDEIRDELGALAKESDHSAEWSARLDAVLTRAEEMIYKEQNILFPICAVNFTEEEWYGIYHDEKDYDLCFGVEQERWETAEGRKVSAVFDAVGEIVMPGGHMTVEQLTALLNTIPMEITFVDADNINRFFNEGPKVFKRPGMAIDREVFSCHPPKIEPMVRQIIDDFRNNRRDEVPVWMEKGGSTMLVKYMAVRDKSGAYLGTVELVQNMEFAKTFFLGENK
- a CDS encoding TnpV protein, producing MEKTIYNESNGLWYELQGDYYIPCLTVPAEEEKPIGIWGQRHLRYIKQERKALYTELLTSGRLNTYLADINEQATEQMLLLTEQMAEREGVTEQLKAQDQMQWVQRMNNIRDRATEIVNHDLIYI
- a CDS encoding helix-turn-helix domain-containing protein, translated to MALTIQERLKDLRVERGLTLEQLAEQTHLSKSALGSYEAEDFKDISHYALIKLAKFYSVTADYLLGLSETKNHPNADLADLRVSDDMIELLKSGLVDNSLLCELAVHPDFPRLMADLEIYVNGTAVKQVQSANAIVDIMSETIMKQHNPGLSDPQLRQLIAAHIDDDSFCRYVIQQDINGIALDLREAHKDDFFSVPEDNPLEDFLQAAEAASTPGSDPEQAAMAFICKRLKLNYGKLSEEERKWLKRIAQKSDLLKNPKPQRGRK
- a CDS encoding cysteine-rich VLP domain-containing protein, with amino-acid sequence MRDNPYKDLPPLERRPDGSLYRMTPAQRKQANALIRRECCCYEDGNCMFLDDGDTCTCPQTVSFSVCCKWFRWAVLPLDKTLEAEIFRDKDLKRCAVCGGVFVPKSNRAKYCPDCAARVHRRQKTESERKRRSTVDS
- a CDS encoding Crp/Fnr family transcriptional regulator, translated to MNTFFLTNTPLFHGISENEISELLSCLGAKERKFKKDEIVFRAGSSISEIGLVESGSVNIVVNFYWGNSHIFGHIGKGQIFAENYAAIPGKELLCDVVACEETEVLFLSMRNMLTTCPRGCAFHTRIIQNMLRISAQKNLNLSSRMMHTASKSLRERLLSYLSEQALEHGSSHFTIPFDRQQLADYLAVDRSAMSNELSKMQKDGLITYHKNEFTLNGST
- a CDS encoding replication initiator protein A, translating into MANTIYIHQPEKAVSFTRLPNFLFEAPTFTPLSNEAKVLYAFILRRTDLSRKNGWADEYGRIYLNYPINEVVELLHCGRQKAVNTLRELQYAGLVEIQKQGCGKPNRIYPKSYEAVSNTDFKKSGYGTPED